Proteins from one Amycolatopsis benzoatilytica AK 16/65 genomic window:
- a CDS encoding ABC1 kinase family protein: protein MPRRGAARTAKLASLPLGIAGRAVGGWGKRLAGQSAEQVSATLSAKAAEQLFEVLGTLKGGAMKFGQALSVFEAAVPDDMAQPYREALTKLQSAAPPMSARQTHRVLAEQLGRSWTGRFADFDDEPAAAASIGQVHRGVWHDGRPVAVKVQYPGADEALRSDLRQLQRFSRLFQAFIPGTDVKPLLTELSERMDEELDYLAEADNQRAFVKAFEGDPAFLIPRVVASAPKVVVSEWATGTPLAQIIANGDVETRNLAGRLLAEFHYSSPARAHLLHSDPHPGNFMLTEDRRLCVIDFGGVAKLPHGIPRHLGEITRLALDGHSAELMRLLRENGFVREDSQLEAEEVLAYLAPFTEPLAQPTFHFTRRWMQRQAGRVGDSRGNDFHVGRSLNLPPEYLMIHRVTAGSTGILCQLDAEIPARGIVERWQPGFAA, encoded by the coding sequence ATGCCGCGCCGCGGTGCTGCCCGCACCGCGAAGCTGGCCAGCCTGCCGCTCGGCATCGCCGGCCGGGCGGTCGGCGGATGGGGCAAACGGCTCGCCGGGCAAAGCGCTGAGCAGGTGAGCGCGACGCTGTCGGCGAAAGCCGCGGAGCAGCTGTTCGAGGTGCTCGGCACGCTCAAGGGCGGCGCGATGAAGTTCGGGCAAGCGTTGAGCGTGTTCGAAGCCGCGGTGCCGGACGACATGGCGCAGCCGTACCGGGAAGCGCTCACGAAGCTGCAGTCGGCGGCTCCCCCGATGTCGGCCCGGCAGACCCACCGGGTGCTCGCCGAGCAGCTCGGCCGGTCGTGGACCGGGCGTTTCGCGGACTTCGACGACGAGCCCGCCGCCGCGGCGAGCATCGGCCAGGTGCACCGCGGCGTCTGGCACGACGGTCGCCCGGTCGCGGTCAAGGTGCAGTACCCGGGAGCGGACGAGGCGTTGCGCAGCGACCTGCGTCAGCTGCAGCGGTTCAGCAGGCTGTTCCAGGCGTTCATCCCCGGCACTGACGTGAAGCCGCTGCTGACGGAGCTGTCCGAACGGATGGACGAGGAGCTCGACTACCTCGCCGAAGCGGACAATCAGCGCGCGTTCGTGAAGGCATTCGAGGGCGACCCCGCGTTCCTGATCCCGCGCGTCGTGGCGAGCGCGCCGAAGGTCGTGGTCAGCGAATGGGCCACCGGCACTCCACTGGCCCAGATCATCGCGAACGGCGACGTGGAAACCCGGAATCTCGCCGGACGGCTGCTCGCCGAATTCCACTACTCGTCGCCGGCCCGGGCGCATCTGCTGCACTCCGACCCGCACCCCGGCAACTTCATGCTCACCGAAGACCGCCGGCTGTGCGTCATCGACTTCGGCGGCGTCGCCAAGCTGCCGCACGGCATTCCGCGGCACCTCGGCGAGATCACTCGCCTGGCCCTCGACGGCCACTCCGCCGAGCTCATGCGGCTGCTGCGCGAAAACGGCTTCGTCCGCGAGGATTCGCAGCTCGAAGCAGAGGAGGTACTGGCGTACCTCGCTCCGTTCACCGAGCCGCTGGCACAGCCGACGTTCCACTTCACCCGGCGCTGGATGCAACGGCAGGCGGGCCGGGTCGGCGATTCCCGCGGCAACGACTTCCATGTCGGCCGCTCGCTGAACCTGCCGCCGGAATACCTGATGATCCACCGGGTCACCGCGGGCTCCACCGGGATCCTCTGCCAGCTCGACGCCGAGATCCCGGCCCGGGGCATCGTGGAGCGCTGGCAGCCCGGGTTCGCCGCCTGA
- a CDS encoding methyltransferase, which produces MVLVSGHTHDHIDWADRLAYLRAADALDAPAQAAIAARLVEKLPSRPTVIDLGCGAGGMSTHFAAALAERSGGTIVLVDATPELLQEAARIVQYAAAAAATDGTASKVEVQAIVADLADAALPDRLPAADLVWASRVVHHLPDQQAATGTIASIARPGGIVALAEGGLSFCFLPWDLGVGRPGLEDRLQAAQAAWFVGMREGIDGAVPMPYGWPLALERAGLAEVRSFSALVDHPAPGPDGLTDYVHHHLSRLAMNAADHLSDDDQSVLASLLDPDSPHYLGKRRDLYLLGARTVHHGRRT; this is translated from the coding sequence ATGGTCCTCGTGTCCGGACATACGCATGACCACATCGACTGGGCAGACCGGCTGGCGTACCTCCGCGCGGCCGACGCCCTCGACGCTCCCGCACAAGCCGCCATCGCGGCACGCCTTGTCGAGAAACTCCCCTCCCGTCCGACCGTGATCGATCTGGGCTGCGGCGCCGGCGGCATGAGTACCCATTTCGCGGCGGCATTGGCCGAACGAAGCGGCGGCACGATCGTCCTGGTAGACGCGACTCCTGAACTTCTGCAGGAGGCTGCACGCATCGTCCAGTACGCAGCCGCAGCCGCGGCGACCGACGGCACGGCGTCGAAGGTCGAGGTCCAGGCGATCGTCGCGGATCTCGCGGACGCTGCATTGCCGGACCGACTGCCCGCCGCGGATCTTGTCTGGGCGTCGCGCGTCGTGCATCACCTCCCGGACCAGCAGGCAGCGACCGGCACGATCGCGTCGATCGCCCGTCCGGGCGGGATCGTCGCACTTGCTGAGGGCGGATTGTCCTTCTGCTTCCTCCCTTGGGATCTCGGAGTCGGCCGACCCGGGCTGGAGGACCGGTTGCAGGCCGCGCAGGCGGCATGGTTTGTCGGGATGCGCGAAGGCATCGACGGCGCGGTCCCGATGCCCTACGGCTGGCCGCTCGCGCTCGAACGCGCCGGGCTCGCCGAGGTCCGTTCATTCAGCGCGCTGGTCGACCACCCCGCGCCAGGACCGGACGGTCTCACCGACTACGTGCACCACCACCTTTCGCGCCTCGCGATGAACGCCGCCGATCACCTTTCGGACGACGACCAGTCGGTCTTGGCCTCCCTGCTCGACCCGGACAGCCCGCACTACCTCGGCAAGCGCCGCGACCTCTACTTGCTCGGCGCACGAACCGTCCACCACGGTCGCCGAACGTGA
- a CDS encoding WhiB family transcriptional regulator translates to MSSAIALAEGPLAEGFDIGDLLEGVAEPELPCRSRDADLWFAESPAELERAKAFCAGCPVREACLAGAVARREPWGVWGGEIFERGAVIARKRPRGRPRKNAALEPAAAARSAAA, encoded by the coding sequence ATGTCATCCGCCATCGCCCTCGCCGAGGGCCCCCTGGCCGAGGGGTTCGACATCGGCGACCTTCTCGAAGGGGTCGCCGAACCCGAACTTCCCTGCCGCTCGCGGGACGCGGACCTCTGGTTCGCCGAATCGCCCGCCGAGCTCGAACGAGCCAAGGCGTTCTGCGCCGGCTGCCCGGTCCGCGAGGCATGCCTCGCCGGAGCAGTCGCCCGGCGCGAGCCCTGGGGTGTCTGGGGAGGCGAAATCTTCGAACGCGGCGCAGTCATCGCGCGCAAGCGGCCCCGCGGCCGTCCGCGCAAGAACGCCGCCCTCGAACCCGCCGCCGCAGCCAGGAGCGCCGCCGCATGA